The following is a genomic window from Staphylococcus capitis subsp. capitis.
ATCGCACCGGCACCTGAGACTCTACGCTTAGAGGCATCGCCACCAATAGCAACGACTGTACTAAAGCCAACTGCAAAGGCAAGACCTCCGTAAACAAGTCCCCAAAATATACCTTTCCATGCACTTGTTTCTGGTACCGTACTGTTGACTTGAGAAATTGAGATATCACCAGTAAATAAATAATAAACTGCAATAAGGATAACCATAATAATTAGAAATGGTGTAACAATCCCTAAAGCTCTAACAATTTTATTAAAATCAAGTAATAAAGTTAAATAAATTATAATTGTCATGATCAAGGCGCCTAGCCAAGTAGGTATATTGAAACTTTGGTTAAACGTTGATCCTGAACCGGCAATCATTGTTACAGCAATACCAAACAAGAAGAAGACTAGAATATAGTCAAACACTTTACTAAATTTCTCACCAAATATATATTGTAAAGTAGATTCATGGTTGGTAGCTTCGAAGGCTGTACCAATTTTAGCTACTTGTCTACCGATAAATCCTAGAATGAAACCTGAGATTAAAACACCGATATAAGACCATAAACCAAATGGTGTAAAGAATTGCATAACTTCTTGACCAGTTGAGAATCCTGCCCCTACAACGATGCCGACATAAGCAAATCCTATTTTTATTGCTTCTTTATTCAGCCCCATTTAAAAAATTACCTCCCTAGATTTTCACAGTGAGAATTATAACGTACTGTTTTTTATTTTCAACCCCACCTCTTAGACTTATACATTAATGCATAAAACTAGAGAAAACTGTATAAAAATAGCCATTAAAGTATGGTAACTCTAATGGCATTATAAAGAGATAAATACGTTTAACTATCGTGCATCTCTATGTTTGTTTAATTCATTAATATCGACAACAATGTTGTCCATACGTTTTGCAGTGTCTTTAAGCACATTACGTGCTACATTATTATTAGGATCAAGTTTAAGAATACGTTTAGCTACATCAAATGCTTTCTTATCAGAAATGACAGGCTCTGGAATTGCGTGAAGCAATAACATTTGTAGTAAACTTTTAACTTCATTTCCGTTAGTGAGTTTTATGGAAGACTCAGCGTGATAGTATGCTGAATCTAAAGCACCTTCGTATTCACTCATTGGATAAACAAGTAGTAAAAATGCTAAATCATGCAATTCAGATGTTTCTTCATTCCTAATTAAATCTAAAATGCATGTATAAAACATCATACTCTCTACTTCATGAGCGCTAGAAATATATGCCTCTTCAAATTCCATAAAATCTGCTTCGGACATTAATTGTCGTATCTGCTCGAATTCGCCATTCAATACATGTTTCTTTATAAGGTGTTGCATGGCTATGTCCTCCTATTATCCAGATTTTATTTAACAATTATAACTATAATATCATAATTTTAGTTAATTTTCACTTGAAAAAGAAGTACGATAAACTTCGTCAATTGCTTCTTCAATACTACCACCAGTAGACAGCTTAACGGACGCTGTAAAACTACCTTCTACTAGTGGCGCATTTACTTTAACAACTTGATGAGAGCCTTCATACATTTCTATTGCCATATCTAAATTCATTTCGGCAGAACCTAAATCAAAAAAGCATAACGCATCATCTTCAAGATGATTAA
Proteins encoded in this region:
- a CDS encoding membrane protein produces the protein MGLNKEAIKIGFAYVGIVVGAGFSTGQEVMQFFTPFGLWSYIGVLISGFILGFIGRQVAKIGTAFEATNHESTLQYIFGEKFSKVFDYILVFFLFGIAVTMIAGSGSTFNQSFNIPTWLGALIMTIIIYLTLLLDFNKIVRALGIVTPFLIIMVILIAVYYLFTGDISISQVNSTVPETSAWKGIFWGLVYGGLAFAVGFSTVVAIGGDASKRRVSGAGAMFGGVIYTILLALINFSLQTEYPKIKNADIPTLDLANSINPWIGLVLTIIMLAVMYNTILGLCYSFAARFTEPYSKKYHIFIIIMMIAAYVLSFVGFADLINVLYKFMGVVGMFIVVAVLIKYFKRKNDDKKHIA
- the dhaM gene encoding dihydroxyacetone kinase phosphoryl donor subunit DhaM, producing MPTIVLVSHSADVANGAKQLLEQMVSDVNVLACGGTDDGYIGTSFNSIQNTINHLEDDALCFFDLGSAEMNLDMAIEMYEGSHQVVKVNAPLVEGSFTASVKLSTGGSIEEAIDEVYRTSFSSEN